The nucleotide window TTTTGATATCATCGAGTGACTCCGATTTGACCTCTTCCAGTTCGACATAGGCATGGCCGATCTCATGAACCAGATGGGCATCACTACCGGCCACCCGGGGAAGATCAGGATGCATCAATGACCAGCGGTCGGCCGCAACCACATCTTCGGGTTTATCATGAAAATTGACTGTTTCGACAAGATCAATACGGGTCATGATACGAGCGAATTCCTCACCGTCGAAAAGCCGTTCCTTCTCGCGGCCGAATACAAGTCCGGTACGGGGGCGATAGGGATGCGGCATAACCGCCAAACCTCCCTGACTATGAATTTCATCCATGACTTCGAAAATGTTTCGAGAATTTATTTCATCTTTGAGAAACAGCCCGATCAGGTGGGTTCCGCCTTCGCAGGTGATTTCCATACCCGGGATGATAGTAACTTTCCTGGCTATTTTGCGGGCCAACCTGCAGGCCGACATGGTATCATGATCGGTTATAGCGATGGCTCCGAGACCCATTTCCTCGGCGCGGCGGACTATGGATTTGATACTGGTATTTGAATCAAACGAGTGTTCCGAGTGAATATGCAGATCGATTCTCATCGCTTCCTCTCATTCTCTACCTTCCGTTTTTTTATTATTGCAAGACCAATGCCGGACCGGAAAAATTTTGCACATATGCACCTAATGCATTGATTAACAATATGATGCGGACTCGGTCGGATGTTCTGTGAAAATACTACAAACCCTTTTTCGGAATCCAACCAGAAAAGATTTCCGGCCGGTGGAGCTTAAAATTTCCATATAAATTAAGAGCGTCCGGAAGTCAGGATCTGACCCCGGACGCTCACTGGAAGGTGAGAATGGGTAAATATTACTGTTGCCTTTAAAGCCTATCGATTATAAATACCGAGGTAGCAATACCTCCAATGATAGATACTGTCGTGGATATGGTTTTCAGCCAGTCGCGGTCCTTTTTGATTTCGATCGGGACATAGAGAACATCTCCAAGCTCGACTCTTTTACCGATAGTACCACCCCCTGAAAAAACCCGTCCATCGGCCTTAATCAACCGGGTTCCTTTTTTATCCGCCTGGTTGGTGAAATTTCCCGCCCGTTCGATATAATATTTAGTGTTTTTACCGGCTACATATTTGATGGTTCCATTGGCGCCCACCGCCCCCATAACCGAAACCCCGGTCGGGATATCCGGAACATAGACATAATCTTCATTCTGCAGAACCAGATTACCCTGTTTTCCATTGGAATTCATAATCTGATTAATATCGATTATAATCCGATTGACATCATTGGGATGAAATACGCCGAGTTCCACCCTTTGAATATTACCGGTAGAATCCTCGCGCAACGGATGAGTATGGGCAATAATTTCAGGGAGTTTCTGGCGTTCCAGATCACGAGAAATCGTATTTCGGGTGAAAATGGTTCCTTTCGGAAAGGCATTTTCGGTAAATCCGCCGGCCCTTTGAATCAAATCATAGAGGGTCTCATTTTTCGATAAAAGGGCATACTGGCCGGGATACATGACTTCGCCATCAATGGTTGCCGTAAGTTGGTGCGACCATTCGGGAATCTTTCGAACAAACAACCGGTCGTCCTCGCAAAGCCGATAGTGGTGCATCCCAGGATCGGTCAGATCGATTTTTATGGCCGAGACACCCCCAAGACTGTCGGTCCGGGCCAGCTCGATATTAATCTGGTTGGCGTTCTTATTGAGACTCCCGGCCATGAAAATCAAATCCTCAACCGTCATGTTGTCATAAAGAGGATATTGTCCGGGTTTTTTTACTTCACCTTCGATAGAAACGTATTCCTTCCGCTTCACTTCATCGATACTGTAAATATGAAGGGAATCGAGATCACACAGGGGATAGTCCATGGAACCATCGATAACTTCTTTCAAATCAATCGGGATGATTTCCACCCGCCGGTCGGCATAACGGCGAAAAAGGTTGGCGCGATCAAAGTAAACATCACTCGGAAGCAATTCCGCCTGGTCGAGTAACGATCGCAGGGTAGTCGAATCGGTCCTTTCGAACTGCCCCGGATGTTTGACCATCCCGGCCACAGCCACCACATTGCGTTTCATATCGTAAATGGAAAAAATCGTCAAATCATCACCATCGATCAATTCGATATCATCAACTTCTCCGATGGCATCGTTAAGATTGAGATCAATAACATGGCGCTCGTCATCGGGCGAAATTCGGACCAGCATAAGGCGGTCGAGATAAGCCTCCGCAGTCGGCCCTCCGGCCAGTTCCATCAACTCGCCGATGGTCTCCGAACCTTTCAATTCATAAATGGCGGGACGCTTGATCTCACCCTTGATAGTCACCCGCGGTCCCGAAACGGGAATAAATACAGCATCTCCCGAAGACAGGCGGATATCACTCCGGCTGTCACCTTTGAGCAGAAACTGGTATAGGTCTGCCGAAGTCTCAACCCGATTATTACGAATAAGTTTGATTTCGCGCATTGAACCCCGCTGGTTCGGGCCGCCGGCTAGGTAAAGGGCGTTGAATAGAGTCGTCAAAGAACTGACCGTGTACGCGCCGGGTTTCTTCACCTCGCCGGTTAGATATACACGAATGGATCGGATTTTACCCAGAGAGACCGACACCTTGAAATCGGTATAAACACCTTCGAGTTTCTGCCTGACCCGGGTCTGAAAATCCTCGAGACTCATACCCCAGGCGATAATTTCCCCCGCCTTGGGAATGAATAACTTCCCCTGACGATCAATGGTAAGGTTGTACTCGGTTTCAACCCGGCCCCAGATATAAATAATCAGATTATCACCGGGACCGAGAATATAATCGGTGGCCGCCGCCAGCTCTGATGGCGGCAAGAGTTCGGCAGGTGAAGCAAACAGGCTGTATCCAAACGGCTCCAGCCGAGTTATTTTCTCCTTGTGCCCGGAGGTGAGGCTGTCTATCGATGAATCGATCGGAATTGCATTCTCCGGAGGTATCCCATACAAATTTTGGGTAACATAACCGGTATCGGTTTGATTATTTTTCTGAAGCAGATAACTCTGCAGATTCTTATTATCCAGCGACTCACAAAATGCCGGCCGAAACCAGCTGACAGCCACCAGGATTATTATCAGCAACAGCAGAATTAGAAACTTTTTCATCATTCACCTTCCATGATATTTTTTTCCATTCTCGGTGGCAGTCTAATGCAAACCCGGTGCCGCCTTCTTTCAATCAAAGTATCACATTATCGCACAACCGGATACGCTTCAAATGGATTTGTCTGAACAACCCCTGATGGTAAAAATATTCTGCCGGTTATGGAAAAAATTTCAGATAATCAAGTAATCACCCAATATTAATGGGCTTATCGAGTATCTTATCCGAACCATCAATCACTCGAAAGAGTTGCATCCGGGAAAAAAAATTCGTATATAATAACCATGGATCATAAACCTGTTTACCTGTCAAAAGAGGGTTTGCTGAGACTGGAAAAAGAGCTAAAAGAGCTCAAAACAGTCGAGCGACCGAAAATCATTTCCGAGATCAAACGGGCGATGGAAATGGGCGATCTTTCTGAAAACGCCGAATACCATGCCGCCAAAGAAACCCAGACCCATATTGAGCGGAAAATCGCTGAGTTGGAAGATAAACTAAGTCGGGCCAGGTCGGTTGATACCACCAATATCCCGTCCGACAAAGCCTACCTTTTCGCCCGGGTGCTGGTTCGGGATCTCGATGATGATGAAGAAATTGAATATACCCTGGCGCCACCCGAAGAGACCGATATCGACAATGACGTCATCTCAATACAGTCTCCAATCGGAAAGGCCCTGCTGGGAAAAGCAGTTGGTGATAAAATCAAGGTTAAAGTGCCGGTCGGGGAAATAGCCTACGAAATAATGAAAATCTCGCGGGATTAAATAAAAAAAACCGGTGCCACCGGCGCCCGGGCTTTAATTTCGACGTTATTTCTTTTTTTAATTCAGTATAATTCTTCTTCGTCAATCGAATTCAAATCCAGATCGTCTTCTTCATAGAAATCGGTTTCATCAAGTCCGGCATCGTCGTTATTATCATCCTCTTCGTCCAGATCATCGATCTCCACTTCAGCGGCCATATCGGCACATTCAATGGAACAAAAGGTTTGCCCGGCCTGTTTTACGGCTCGCCCCGAAAACTTTTCACCACAGAAATCGCAGATCATTTCGAACCTCCCTTAAGATTCCTTATAACTTGGTCTGAATTATTGGATATAGTATTGTCATAATCCACGACCGGAGATTAATAAATTTCAATAGCTGCCTAATCTTCCAATTTTTTAAAGTTGTTTCGTCAGTTTATAACAAAATTTAACCTGACCCGGGGTTCAAAGTAAACAAATTTTCACAGCGTCTTCCGGGTGCCGGGAAGATTCGATTATGTCATTGCGCTGTAACAGGATAAATTACCGGTCGAAATGTCAGGCAATTTGGCGTGCTAAATTTCGGGCGCTTTCATCCCATATTCCGCCCACTCCTCCTTGGATGGTCCGAAAATACCCGGAACTTTAAGGCCGGCTTGGCGCATCAAAACGGTCAATTGACCCCGGTGATGGATTTCGTGATCGATAATTACTTTCAGCGAAAAATTCTTCTTCCACATCTGGCCATACATATTATCCTCAGTCTGCAAGTCGGCGTCATCCCAATTCTTTTCCACCTGCGCCTGAAGTGAGGAGGCTACCCGATCATAACCCTCCCGAATTTCCCTGACGGTTTTGGGTAGCGGCGAATCGGCTTTGGGTCCATCGAGTTGCAAACCGGTCCGTTCCGCCATCTCCGGAATAGTGGTGACCAGATGCCAGGCCAGCCGGGCTACATTGCGGTGCTCAGGGGTCACTTCTTTGGCAAGCGCCTGATCGGTAATGGCGTTTAAAACGCGCCTGGTTCCGTCGGTATGGCTCTTCCAAACTGATGTAAATTCCTCAATCGTATGAAACATAAAATACTCCTGAAATAAAATTATTGGGTCGTCTAAAAATAAATACGCCGAAAATTAGCATCACCTAAAAGGGAAAGCAATCACTTTTGGCCGACAACCCCGAATACATATCCTTGCCAAAGCCATCCCTGAAAATTATATTGAAGAGCGCAATAATTTTAATCCGATTCTGGATAGGAGAATCGATTCCGGGAATGTGATTCTCCCGGTTTCCAGAACCCGTAATCGATGGGAGTAAAAATGTCGATTTTTAAAATATATCCGGTCATAATCTGTCTGATTACCCTGCTGGCTTTCCCCACTGTCTCCCCGGCCGACGAGACTGAGATACAATCCTATGATATGTTCATCAAGTATCTGCCGGAAACGGGGAAACTGGAACTGGAAGTCAT belongs to Candidatus Zixiibacteriota bacterium and includes:
- a CDS encoding SLBB domain-containing protein, with translation MMKKFLILLLLIIILVAVSWFRPAFCESLDNKNLQSYLLQKNNQTDTGYVTQNLYGIPPENAIPIDSSIDSLTSGHKEKITRLEPFGYSLFASPAELLPPSELAAATDYILGPGDNLIIYIWGRVETEYNLTIDRQGKLFIPKAGEIIAWGMSLEDFQTRVRQKLEGVYTDFKVSVSLGKIRSIRVYLTGEVKKPGAYTVSSLTTLFNALYLAGGPNQRGSMREIKLIRNNRVETSADLYQFLLKGDSRSDIRLSSGDAVFIPVSGPRVTIKGEIKRPAIYELKGSETIGELMELAGGPTAEAYLDRLMLVRISPDDERHVIDLNLNDAIGEVDDIELIDGDDLTIFSIYDMKRNVVAVAGMVKHPGQFERTDSTTLRSLLDQAELLPSDVYFDRANLFRRYADRRVEIIPIDLKEVIDGSMDYPLCDLDSLHIYSIDEVKRKEYVSIEGEVKKPGQYPLYDNMTVEDLIFMAGSLNKNANQINIELARTDSLGGVSAIKIDLTDPGMHHYRLCEDDRLFVRKIPEWSHQLTATIDGEVMYPGQYALLSKNETLYDLIQRAGGFTENAFPKGTIFTRNTISRDLERQKLPEIIAHTHPLREDSTGNIQRVELGVFHPNDVNRIIIDINQIMNSNGKQGNLVLQNEDYVYVPDIPTGVSVMGAVGANGTIKYVAGKNTKYYIERAGNFTNQADKKGTRLIKADGRVFSGGGTIGKRVELGDVLYVPIEIKKDRDWLKTISTTVSIIGGIATSVFIIDRL
- a CDS encoding DinB family protein, whose product is MFHTIEEFTSVWKSHTDGTRRVLNAITDQALAKEVTPEHRNVARLAWHLVTTIPEMAERTGLQLDGPKADSPLPKTVREIREGYDRVASSLQAQVEKNWDDADLQTEDNMYGQMWKKNFSLKVIIDHEIHHRGQLTVLMRQAGLKVPGIFGPSKEEWAEYGMKAPEI
- a CDS encoding PHP domain-containing protein, with protein sequence MRIDLHIHSEHSFDSNTSIKSIVRRAEEMGLGAIAITDHDTMSACRLARKIARKVTIIPGMEITCEGGTHLIGLFLKDEINSRNIFEVMDEIHSQGGLAVMPHPYRPRTGLVFGREKERLFDGEEFARIMTRIDLVETVNFHDKPEDVVAADRWSLMHPDLPRVAGSDAHLVHEIGHAYVELEEVKSESLDDIKRALLYSPRLIRYEAYTHEQEWIEKTSRSLGRKRSLIFRTKNLVPAVIRKSFRRIYERSAGKIRTEQNHPTREIEEARRDP
- the greA gene encoding transcription elongation factor GreA; the protein is MDHKPVYLSKEGLLRLEKELKELKTVERPKIISEIKRAMEMGDLSENAEYHAAKETQTHIERKIAELEDKLSRARSVDTTNIPSDKAYLFARVLVRDLDDDEEIEYTLAPPEETDIDNDVISIQSPIGKALLGKAVGDKIKVKVPVGEIAYEIMKISRD